A region of Stigmatella erecta DNA encodes the following proteins:
- a CDS encoding NADPH-dependent F420 reductase, giving the protein MLDPTPSNETEHSMTRIGIFGSGRVATVLATQLATVGHDVCVGTRDAAAASAKWSGPAVTFVEPAQAARQASLLINATPGDSSLERLGALREALDGKILVDVSNATRRGADGMPAGLCYPDSSLAERLQQALPGTRVVKTLNTMLFTVMANPRILQVPPSVFLSGNDKDAKAAVRELLQELGWQPGWIEDLGDVSTARGTEALILLVPSLLRSRGFAPFALTVAR; this is encoded by the coding sequence TTGCTTGACCCAACCCCTTCCAACGAAACGGAGCATTCCATGACTCGCATCGGTATTTTCGGCTCGGGCCGTGTGGCCACGGTCCTCGCTACCCAGCTCGCCACGGTGGGGCATGACGTGTGCGTGGGAACCCGGGACGCCGCCGCCGCCTCGGCGAAGTGGTCCGGTCCCGCCGTCACGTTCGTGGAGCCCGCCCAGGCCGCGCGCCAGGCGTCCCTGCTCATCAATGCCACCCCTGGGGATTCCAGCCTGGAGCGGCTCGGCGCGCTCCGGGAGGCGCTGGATGGGAAGATCCTGGTGGATGTCTCGAATGCCACCCGGCGCGGCGCGGACGGGATGCCCGCGGGGCTGTGCTATCCGGACAGCAGCCTGGCCGAGCGCCTGCAACAGGCCCTGCCGGGCACCCGGGTCGTCAAGACGCTCAACACCATGCTCTTCACCGTCATGGCGAACCCACGGATTCTCCAGGTCCCTCCGTCCGTCTTCCTGTCGGGCAATGACAAGGACGCGAAGGCGGCCGTCCGCGAGCTGCTTCAGGAACTCGGGTGGCAGCCCGGCTGGATCGAGGATCTGGGAGACGTTTCCACCGCCCGGGGGACGGAGGCGCTCATCCTGCTCGTGCCCTCCCTGCTCCGCAGCCGGGGCTTCGCGCCCTTCGCGCTCACGGTCGCGCGGTGA
- a CDS encoding inositol monophosphatase family protein: MPGLAEDDDALLKAVVDAVQAAGNHLKSRFSFDARLGSREDILEAIHANDAASLSFLREALVKARPGAGWMEDELDVGALPPGEWWVTDPVEGNINHIHGMTDWGVTATLVRDNTPVLTAVYLPMTGNTYTARRGGGAYLDGVRLRASEKKTLDAALAGTGQAKPGEDSSTYRRMGQSVTAMLEGALVLRVSVPATLQLIQIAAGRMGVFWQYSQVRSGLLAGALLVEEAGGRISDTHGQPWSLTSRDFLAAAPRLHGAAVRVLSTIA, encoded by the coding sequence ATGCCAGGACTTGCTGAAGACGATGACGCGTTGCTGAAAGCCGTGGTGGACGCCGTCCAGGCGGCGGGCAACCACCTGAAGAGCCGCTTCTCCTTCGACGCCCGCCTGGGCAGCCGGGAGGACATCCTGGAGGCCATCCACGCCAACGATGCGGCGTCGCTGAGCTTCCTGCGGGAAGCTCTGGTGAAGGCGCGTCCCGGCGCGGGGTGGATGGAGGACGAGCTCGACGTGGGGGCGCTGCCGCCGGGGGAGTGGTGGGTGACGGACCCCGTGGAGGGCAACATCAACCACATTCACGGCATGACGGACTGGGGCGTCACGGCCACGCTGGTGCGGGACAACACGCCGGTGCTGACCGCGGTGTACCTGCCGATGACCGGAAACACGTACACCGCGCGCCGGGGCGGCGGTGCCTACCTCGATGGGGTGCGGCTGCGTGCGTCGGAGAAGAAGACGCTGGACGCGGCCCTGGCCGGAACGGGCCAGGCCAAGCCCGGAGAGGACTCCAGCACCTACCGCCGCATGGGCCAGTCCGTCACCGCCATGCTCGAAGGCGCGCTGGTCCTGCGCGTGTCGGTCCCGGCCACCCTTCAGCTCATCCAGATCGCCGCGGGCCGGATGGGCGTCTTCTGGCAATACAGCCAGGTGCGCTCCGGGCTGCTGGCGGGGGCCCTGCTGGTGGAGGAGGCCGGGGGACGGATCTCGGACACCCACGGCCAGCCGTGGAGCCTGACGAGCCGCGACTTCCTGGCCGCCGCGCCTCGCCTCCACGGCGCCGCCGTCCGCGTGCTGTCCACGATTGCTTGA
- a CDS encoding TetR/AcrR family transcriptional regulator, translating to MPRPTAPHPLAPRKKPGQTRSAATVAAVLEAAARILETEGLEGYTTNAVARRAGISIGSLYQYFPSKEAITKALILRETATLLKDVEAIDVKARGRVGLERLIRVAVAYQLQRPALARILDQEERRLPLDEEVQHAGESLARTVQRCLDAPGLAAVARSPSTAGDLLAIVKGLVDAAGERGERDSTALIARVHRAVFGYLEYTP from the coding sequence ATGCCCCGCCCCACCGCTCCCCATCCCCTGGCTCCGAGGAAGAAGCCCGGCCAAACGCGCTCGGCGGCGACCGTTGCCGCCGTGCTCGAAGCGGCGGCTCGCATTTTGGAAACGGAAGGCCTGGAGGGCTACACGACCAACGCCGTGGCCCGGCGCGCCGGCATCAGCATCGGCTCGCTGTACCAGTACTTCCCCAGCAAGGAGGCCATCACCAAGGCGCTCATCCTCCGGGAGACGGCCACGCTCCTGAAGGACGTGGAGGCCATCGACGTCAAGGCCCGTGGACGGGTGGGCCTCGAACGGCTCATCCGCGTGGCGGTGGCCTACCAGCTTCAGCGTCCGGCCCTCGCGCGGATCCTCGACCAAGAGGAGCGCCGCCTGCCGCTCGATGAAGAAGTGCAGCATGCCGGTGAGAGCCTGGCCCGGACCGTCCAGCGGTGCCTCGATGCCCCCGGCCTGGCGGCGGTGGCACGCTCCCCGTCCACCGCCGGTGATCTGCTGGCGATCGTGAAGGGCCTGGTCGATGCCGCGGGAGAGCGCGGCGAGCGTGACAGCACGGCCCTCATCGCCCGGGTGCACCGGGCCGTCTTTGGCTACCTGGAGTACACACCATGA
- a CDS encoding ADP-ribosylglycohydrolase family protein produces the protein MRSSSMHRSRIQGAIAGLAVGDALGYPAEFRTRSQLQRELGLEGITGFIRLKDPRFTRPFILGPDHPPGTFTDDTQMSLCVAEALVAAGHADRDTLMREMAKRFVQWHHSEDNNRAPGETTGIACGRLAAGVPWREAGVPHSKGCGANMRVAPIGLYYEDLDTVCEVARDSSRLTHGHPAALEGSAAAALLVALALQDAPPGRMHAEVMRRCGGRSPDFDACFSRVPLLLQHPPEEVLIDREKGPHALGEGWVAEEAVACALYCFWRHPDDYRAAVLEAVNTDGDSDSLATITGSVAGARVGVEGIPSEWVAEVEHSARLLELGGLLADARLRMR, from the coding sequence ATGAGGTCCTCCTCGATGCACCGCTCGCGGATCCAAGGCGCCATCGCCGGCCTCGCCGTGGGAGATGCCCTCGGCTATCCCGCGGAGTTCCGCACCCGGAGCCAGCTCCAGCGGGAGCTCGGCCTGGAGGGCATCACCGGCTTCATCCGCCTGAAGGATCCCCGCTTCACCCGCCCCTTCATCCTGGGCCCCGACCACCCGCCCGGCACCTTCACGGATGACACCCAGATGAGCCTCTGCGTCGCCGAGGCCCTCGTCGCCGCGGGCCACGCGGACCGGGACACGCTGATGCGGGAGATGGCGAAGCGCTTCGTGCAGTGGCACCACTCCGAGGACAACAACCGGGCGCCCGGAGAGACCACCGGCATCGCCTGCGGGCGGCTGGCCGCCGGGGTTCCCTGGCGCGAGGCGGGCGTCCCCCACTCGAAGGGCTGCGGCGCCAACATGCGCGTGGCCCCCATTGGCCTCTACTATGAGGACCTGGACACCGTGTGCGAGGTGGCCCGGGATTCCTCCCGGCTCACCCACGGCCACCCCGCGGCGCTCGAGGGCAGTGCCGCCGCCGCGCTGCTCGTGGCGCTCGCGCTCCAGGACGCCCCGCCCGGACGGATGCACGCCGAGGTGATGCGCCGCTGCGGCGGGAGGAGCCCTGACTTCGACGCCTGCTTCTCGCGCGTGCCCCTGCTGCTCCAGCACCCTCCCGAGGAAGTCCTCATCGACCGGGAGAAAGGGCCGCACGCGCTCGGGGAGGGCTGGGTGGCCGAGGAGGCCGTGGCCTGCGCGCTCTACTGCTTCTGGCGCCACCCGGATGACTACCGCGCCGCCGTGCTCGAGGCCGTCAACACCGATGGCGACTCCGACAGCCTCGCCACCATCACCGGCTCCGTGGCCGGCGCCCGCGTGGGCGTGGAGGGCATCCCCTCCGAGTGGGTCGCGGAGGTCGAGCACAGCGCCCGGCTGCTCGAACTGGGCGGCCTCCTGGCGGACGCCCGGCTCCGCATGCGCTAA
- a CDS encoding trypsin-like serine peptidase, giving the protein MKHLKSGLPVRPFVGAWLCAAVLAVGCGPTVEPGAEQAALGEQKGEAVYGSDGRQDVYAHPDATLRARAQQSTVALMHPNLFDMTNPNNVVFTGQTLGEGRNLCTSERFREDPRAAFCSGTLIDDDLVLTAGHCVVNAAACANTYFVFNFYRTADGVMQQVTSQDIFRCSSIVAHQLDWSLDYSLLRLDRPATPRFTPAPVRQGNTALSEGQNVAVIGSASGIPFKIDSGGTVRDGNAERLDYLVSTTDTFAGNSGSAVYETDTYTVASIAVRGEADYVANGTCNIVNRCPETGCTGEHSTYVYPAIREMCAATNNASARLCTGMPPPPVRPATSFVYYTGETNNAQQYTTDRVIPLAAGDVVEVGTCNLAGASATGNTWLRLLDAQGTEVASGSCYFKHRVGAPGDYTLRAGCGGDSMCGGSVVWKVTLNANLVRGTFAFNLTNTSSGTRNTANQNVTLSYGQVLDVGTCGLEGASGSGDTIVRVHGPLGHVEAENDDAFGTCGSLSHVIHHVNAVGQNMPYQIRVGCFRNTACSGTASYVIY; this is encoded by the coding sequence ATGAAACACCTCAAGTCTGGGCTCCCGGTGCGTCCCTTCGTGGGCGCATGGCTGTGTGCCGCCGTGCTCGCGGTGGGCTGCGGTCCTACGGTGGAGCCGGGCGCGGAGCAGGCCGCGCTCGGAGAGCAGAAGGGCGAGGCCGTCTATGGCTCGGACGGCCGGCAGGACGTCTACGCCCACCCGGACGCCACGCTGCGCGCGCGGGCGCAGCAGTCCACCGTGGCGCTGATGCACCCGAATCTCTTCGACATGACGAACCCCAACAACGTCGTCTTCACCGGCCAGACGCTGGGCGAAGGACGCAACCTCTGCACCTCCGAGCGCTTCCGGGAGGACCCCCGGGCGGCGTTCTGCTCCGGCACGCTCATCGATGACGACCTGGTGCTCACCGCGGGCCACTGTGTCGTGAACGCCGCGGCGTGTGCCAACACCTACTTTGTCTTCAACTTCTACCGGACCGCGGACGGGGTGATGCAGCAGGTCACCTCGCAGGACATCTTCCGCTGCTCGTCCATCGTCGCGCACCAGCTGGACTGGAGCCTGGACTACTCCCTCCTGCGTCTGGACCGGCCCGCCACGCCGCGCTTCACCCCGGCGCCGGTCCGTCAGGGCAATACCGCGCTGAGTGAGGGGCAGAACGTGGCCGTCATTGGCAGCGCCAGCGGGATTCCCTTCAAGATCGACTCCGGCGGCACGGTGCGTGACGGGAACGCGGAGCGGCTGGACTACCTGGTGTCCACCACGGACACCTTCGCGGGCAACTCGGGCTCGGCCGTGTACGAGACGGACACCTACACGGTGGCGAGCATCGCCGTGCGCGGGGAGGCGGACTACGTCGCCAACGGCACCTGCAACATCGTGAACCGGTGCCCCGAGACGGGCTGCACCGGCGAGCACAGCACCTACGTCTATCCGGCCATCCGGGAGATGTGCGCCGCGACGAACAACGCCAGCGCGCGGTTGTGCACGGGCATGCCGCCGCCCCCGGTCCGCCCGGCGACCTCGTTCGTCTACTACACGGGCGAGACCAACAATGCCCAGCAGTACACGACGGACAGGGTCATCCCGCTCGCCGCGGGGGATGTGGTGGAGGTGGGCACCTGCAACCTGGCGGGGGCCTCGGCCACCGGCAACACCTGGTTGCGGCTCCTCGACGCGCAGGGCACCGAGGTCGCCTCCGGCTCGTGCTACTTCAAGCACCGGGTGGGGGCCCCCGGCGATTACACCCTCCGCGCCGGCTGCGGCGGCGACAGCATGTGCGGTGGCTCCGTGGTGTGGAAGGTGACCCTGAACGCCAACCTCGTCCGGGGCACGTTCGCCTTCAACCTCACCAACACCAGCAGCGGCACGCGCAACACCGCCAATCAGAACGTGACGCTGTCGTATGGCCAGGTTCTCGACGTGGGCACCTGTGGCCTGGAGGGCGCCTCCGGCAGCGGCGACACCATCGTGCGCGTGCATGGCCCGTTGGGCCACGTGGAAGCCGAGAATGACGACGCCTTCGGCACCTGCGGTTCCCTCTCGCACGTCATCCACCACGTGAACGCCGTGGGCCAGAACATGCCGTATCAGATCCGTGTCGGCTGCTTCCGCAACACGGCCTGCAGCGGTACGGCCTCCTACGTCATCTACTAG
- a CDS encoding PilZ domain-containing protein, which yields MTGASPRLIEVQYASRRALLSSAKTERGALTLFVPTPHRVAQGESVRLAVTFGDADGRFEFEGTALTWTQSAGRDGVGGFLANFVGDHKRLAAEMIAVCAQRPQSMGTASRERLMVRRSCQLKLTDVKFPGELRDLSQTGAFVVGRQFGKRKPGEPVWLKVEGGLFGLGGTWLEARVIWQGKKGEEPGLGLRFMSNEAKQASAIQRLLEDAARTREPAAARAS from the coding sequence ATGACTGGCGCATCCCCCCGGCTGATCGAGGTCCAGTACGCTTCCCGCCGTGCCCTGCTGTCCTCGGCGAAGACCGAGCGCGGAGCGCTGACGCTCTTCGTGCCGACCCCACACCGGGTCGCTCAAGGCGAATCCGTGCGGCTCGCGGTCACCTTCGGTGACGCCGACGGGCGCTTCGAGTTCGAGGGCACCGCCTTGACCTGGACTCAGTCGGCCGGCCGCGATGGCGTGGGCGGGTTTCTCGCCAACTTCGTGGGGGACCACAAGCGCCTCGCCGCGGAGATGATCGCCGTCTGTGCCCAGCGTCCGCAGTCCATGGGCACCGCCTCGCGCGAGCGCCTCATGGTGCGCCGAAGCTGCCAGCTGAAGCTGACGGATGTGAAGTTCCCGGGGGAGCTGCGGGACCTGTCGCAGACGGGCGCGTTCGTCGTGGGCCGCCAGTTCGGGAAGCGCAAGCCCGGCGAGCCGGTGTGGCTGAAGGTGGAAGGCGGCCTGTTCGGCCTGGGCGGAACCTGGCTGGAGGCCCGGGTCATCTGGCAGGGCAAGAAGGGCGAGGAGCCCGGCCTGGGCCTGCGCTTCATGAGCAATGAAGCCAAGCAGGCCTCGGCCATCCAGCGCCTCCTGGAAGACGCCGCCCGCACACGGGAGCCGGCCGCCGCCCGGGCCAGCTGA
- a CDS encoding SDR family oxidoreductase: MRVFVTGATGFIGSAVVRELRAAGHPVLGLARSEEAAGALAQAGAEAHRGSLSDAESLAAGARACEGVIHLAFIHDFSQYKAAVETDLHALEALSRALEGSNKPLVAASGTVMLTPGRIGTETDARASANPFGGRAAAEETLRSAANRGVRTSAVRLPPSVHGAGDQAFVPTLIDIARQKGFSAFIGDGANRWPSVHRLDAARLFRLALEKAAPGALLHGVAEEGIPMRRIAETIGEGLGLPVRSIAASDAAAHFGWLAGFAALDNPTSSALTQEWLGWRPRENPLLKDMREGGYFDGAQRSKLLA, encoded by the coding sequence ATGCGTGTATTCGTGACGGGAGCAACAGGCTTCATTGGCAGCGCCGTCGTGCGCGAGCTGCGCGCGGCGGGACACCCCGTGCTCGGACTGGCGCGGAGCGAGGAGGCGGCCGGCGCCCTGGCGCAAGCGGGCGCCGAGGCGCACCGGGGCAGCCTGTCGGACGCTGAGAGCCTCGCCGCCGGTGCCCGGGCGTGCGAGGGGGTGATCCACCTGGCCTTCATCCACGACTTCTCCCAGTACAAGGCCGCCGTCGAGACGGACCTGCATGCGTTGGAGGCGCTCTCCCGCGCGCTGGAGGGCTCGAACAAGCCGCTCGTCGCGGCCTCGGGGACCGTGATGCTCACGCCTGGCCGCATCGGCACGGAGACGGACGCACGCGCGTCCGCCAATCCCTTCGGAGGCCGTGCCGCCGCGGAGGAGACGTTGCGCTCGGCCGCGAACCGCGGTGTGCGCACGAGCGCCGTGCGGCTGCCGCCCTCGGTGCATGGCGCGGGCGATCAGGCCTTCGTGCCCACGCTGATCGACATCGCCCGGCAAAAGGGGTTCTCCGCCTTCATCGGCGACGGCGCGAACCGCTGGCCCTCGGTGCACCGGCTGGACGCCGCCCGTCTGTTCCGGCTGGCGCTCGAGAAGGCAGCGCCTGGCGCGCTGCTCCACGGCGTCGCGGAGGAGGGCATCCCCATGCGGAGGATCGCGGAGACGATTGGCGAGGGGCTGGGCCTTCCCGTCCGGAGCATCGCGGCGAGCGACGCCGCGGCGCATTTCGGCTGGCTCGCGGGCTTCGCCGCCCTGGACAATCCCACCTCCAGCGCGCTCACCCAGGAGTGGCTCGGGTGGCGGCCCCGGGAGAACCCGCTGCTGAAGGACATGCGGGAGGGCGGATACTTCGACGGAGCTCAGCGCTCCAAGCTGCTCGCGTAA
- a CDS encoding helix-turn-helix transcriptional regulator, which yields MNTNTLPVPAISLGSFLRDRRSRLQPGPGAHGKRRTPGLRREEVATRAGVSVTWYTWLEQGRGGPPSAEVLERLARALELDADGREALFLLAQHRPPPLQPAPAPPVAPSLQRVLDALTASPAFVKTPVWDIVAWNAAAAAVLTDYAALSASQRNVLRRLFGDPALRTSRPDWEQHARFAIAVFRMDVARMGGSPEAVALEAELQATSADFRRLWAENDVHSHGAGLKRIQHPQAGLLTLEYSAFSVDGAAGLSMVVFTPTSPGDARAIEALLSRRAQAP from the coding sequence ATGAACACTAACACCCTGCCAGTCCCGGCCATCTCCCTGGGCAGCTTCCTGCGGGATCGCCGGTCGCGCTTGCAGCCCGGCCCCGGCGCCCACGGCAAGCGCCGGACGCCGGGGCTCCGGCGGGAGGAAGTGGCGACGCGGGCAGGCGTCAGCGTCACCTGGTACACGTGGCTGGAGCAGGGGCGTGGAGGCCCCCCTTCCGCCGAGGTGCTGGAGCGGCTGGCGCGCGCGTTGGAGCTCGACGCCGATGGCCGCGAGGCCTTGTTCCTGCTCGCCCAACACCGGCCCCCGCCGCTCCAGCCCGCCCCGGCGCCCCCGGTCGCACCGTCCTTGCAGCGGGTGCTCGATGCGTTGACGGCCAGCCCCGCCTTCGTGAAAACGCCCGTGTGGGACATCGTGGCCTGGAACGCGGCCGCGGCCGCGGTGCTGACCGACTACGCCGCGCTGTCCGCGAGCCAGCGCAACGTCCTCAGGCGCTTGTTCGGCGACCCGGCCCTGCGCACCTCGCGGCCCGATTGGGAGCAGCATGCGCGCTTCGCCATCGCGGTCTTCCGCATGGATGTGGCGCGCATGGGCGGCTCCCCCGAAGCCGTGGCGCTCGAAGCCGAGCTTCAGGCCACCAGCGCCGACTTCCGGCGGCTGTGGGCAGAAAACGACGTGCACAGCCATGGGGCGGGCCTCAAGCGCATCCAGCATCCCCAGGCCGGGCTGCTCACGCTCGAGTACTCGGCCTTCTCCGTGGACGGCGCGGCCGGGCTGAGCATGGTTGTCTTCACGCCCACGTCACCGGGGGACGCCCGGGCCATCGAAGCGCTGCTCTCGCGGCGAGCGCAGGCCCCCTGA
- a CDS encoding 2'-5' RNA ligase family protein, whose translation MQPLIVTLKLDARTFEHFDRLRQEHFPAHRNHLSAHLTLFHHLPGEERDAVEADLRAVAPLAPVALQVTGLRSLGRGVAFELVSPPLNALRAELARRWARWLTPQDQQGFRPHVTVQNKVTAEEARELKALLTAGFSPFTAQGEAFQVWRYLEGPWALESTALFGP comes from the coding sequence ATGCAGCCGCTCATCGTGACCTTGAAGCTCGACGCGAGGACGTTCGAGCACTTCGACCGCCTGCGCCAGGAGCACTTCCCGGCGCACCGCAACCATCTGTCCGCCCACCTGACGCTGTTCCACCACCTGCCGGGGGAGGAGCGGGACGCGGTGGAGGCGGACCTGCGCGCGGTGGCGCCCCTGGCGCCCGTGGCCTTACAGGTGACAGGGCTGCGCTCCCTGGGGCGAGGCGTGGCCTTCGAGCTCGTCTCACCGCCCCTGAACGCGCTGCGGGCGGAGCTGGCCCGGCGGTGGGCGCGGTGGCTGACGCCGCAGGACCAGCAGGGCTTCCGCCCCCATGTGACGGTCCAGAACAAAGTCACTGCCGAAGAAGCCCGGGAGCTGAAGGCACTCCTCACGGCGGGGTTCTCGCCCTTCACCGCGCAAGGGGAGGCGTTTCAGGTGTGGCGCTACCTCGAAGGGCCCTGGGCCCTGGAGTCCACGGCCCTCTTTGGCCCCTGA